The following are encoded in a window of Panicum virgatum strain AP13 chromosome 5N, P.virgatum_v5, whole genome shotgun sequence genomic DNA:
- the LOC120676355 gene encoding pectinesterase-like has protein sequence MNKQIFLPLTICLYILGRMHAAVVGNNFLARDLTIENSAGPSKHQAVALRVGADLSAFYRCSFVGYQDTLYTHSLRQFFRDCDIYGTIDFVFGNAAVVLQSCNLYARRPLPKQSNIFTAQGREDPNQNTGISVHRCKVAAAADLAGREASTRTYLGRPWKQYSRTVFLQSELDSLIDPAGWLEWSGDFALDTLYYGEYMNTGAGAGTSGRVKWKGYRVITSAAEASAFTVGSFIDGDVWLAGTSIPFNTGL, from the coding sequence ATGAATAAACAAATTTTTTTGCCGCTGACGATCTGTTTATATATCCTCGGCCGCATGCATGCAGCTGTCGTGGGCAACAATTTTCTGGCCCGCGACCTGACGATCGAGAACTCTGCTGGCCCGTCGAAGCACCAGGCGGTGGCGCTCCGCGTGGGCGCCGACCTCTCCGCCTTCTACCGCTGCAGCTTCGTGGGGTACCAGGACACCCTGTACACGCACTCCCTCCGCCAGTTCTTCCGCGACTGCGACATCTACGGCACCATCGACTTCGTCTTCGGCAACGCCGCCGTCGTGCTCCAGAGCTGCAACCTCTacgcccgccgcccgctgcccaAGCAGAGCAACATCTTCACGGCGCAGGGCCGTGAGGACCCCAACCAGAACACGGGCATCTCCGTCCACCGCTgcaaggtggcggcggcggccgacctCGCCGGCCGGGAGGCGTCGACGCGCACGTACCTGGGCCGGCCGTGGAAGCAGTACTCCCGCACGGTGTTCCTGCAATCGGAGCTGGACTCCCTCATCGACCCGGCCGGGTGGCTCGAGTGGAGCGGCGACTTCGCGCTCGACACGCTCTACTACGGCGAGTACATGAAcacgggcgccggcgccggcacgtCCGGGAGGGTGAAGTGGAAGGGGTACCGCGTCATCACCAGCGCGGCGGAGGCCAGCGCCTTCACCGTCGGGTCCTTCATCGACGGCGACGtctggctcgccggcacgtccaTCCCCTTCAACACCGGCTTGTGA
- the LOC120674632 gene encoding suppressor protein SRP40-like, whose protein sequence is MEGNHADASASKSMALVGNSGANSDPSLGGFCLSSLVSVTDEQLETSHFAVECPKKKSSREEDDRSRHEEYREHRHKHKSGHSHKKNGGRSKRHHERKKNIIKYKSKQAFIAQSEDHSSTSQSSTSSSSSSSSDSDSHHCSEKKRSTKKKATEGFTGLCHHAGKAAGFCTMAIDSDADGTPPTTAEPILQPEPSSEVRPEHPTLEELEDLYTALDNQDLIIKDAKRQFRALR, encoded by the exons ATGGAAGGCAATCATgctgatgcctccgcctccaagTCGATGGCCCTAGTAGGCAACTCAGGAGCTAACTCTGACCCTTCTCTTGGAGGTTTTTGCTTGTCTTCTCTTGTGTCTGTgacagatgagcagttggag ACCAGCCACTTCGCCGTCGAGTGTCCCAAGAAGAAGAGTTCCAGGGAAGAGGACGACCGCTCCAGGCACGAGGAGTACCGCGAGCACCGCCACAAGCACAAGAGTGGGCACTCCCACAAGAAGAATGGCGGACGCTCCAAGCGGCACCACGAGCGGAAGAAGAACATCATCAAGTACAAGAGCAAGCAGGCGTTCATCGCCCAGAGCGAGGATCATTCCTCCACCAGCCAGAGTTCGACGTCTTCATCCTCATCCAGCTCCAGTGACTCCGACTCACACCACTGCAGCGAGAAGAAGCGGAGCACCAAGAAGAAGGCCACAGAGGGCTTCACTGGCCTTTGCCACCATGCTGGGAAGGCGGccggtttctgcaccatggccatcGACTCTGACGCCGACGGGACTCCTCCCACCACGGCAGAGCCTATACTTCAGCCAGAGCCAAGCTCTGAGGTACGTCCTGAGCACCCCACtcttgaggagttggaggatcttTACACTGCTCTAGATAATCAGGACTTGATCATTAAGGATGCTAAGAGGCAGTTTAGAGCTTTGAGATAG